The genome window AGATTATTTGTTTTTGAATAAAATATCTTGTTACATCTTATCAGGTGATAAAGCCTCATCAGTACAAAAAATTGCAGATGGATTAGGAATTAATCACTCACATTGTTATTCAGAGCAATTGCCAGACGAAAAATTAAAAATTTTAGAAGGTTTTCAGTATTCTGGAAAAAAAGTTTTAGCTCTTGGGGATGGGGTCAATGATGCTGCAATGTTAGCAAAAGCGCATGTTGGAATTGCTTCGCATGGTGGAACAGATGTTGCATTGCACTGTGCAGATATTTTTCTTCGTAAACCGAATTTGTTTTTAGTAAAAAATATATTTGAAATAAGCAAAAGCACAAAAAGGACGTTAAAAATTTTAATTTTGGTTAGCTTAGTTTATAATTTTGTTGCAATATTGTTTGCAGTTTTTGGCTTTGTTGATCCTCTTTTTGCGGCTTTATTCATGCCTATATCATCACTTTCTGTGTTTTTAATTGTTTATTTTAGAAAGGCCCATATAGCATGAGCGTTGTCATTTATTTAGCAATTTTTATGATATTTGTTGGTGCATTTTTTCTGGTTATTTTTTTATTTGCCGTAAAAAATGGTCAATTTGATGATTTAGAGTCTCCTGCACATAAAATTTTACTTGATGATGATATCGAAGAAGCGGATAAAAAACAGGTCATCCAAAAATCAGATAAAAAACATGAGTAATTATAGTAAGTTAATAACTAGTTGAAAATATCTTGTTTTTCTTTTTTAACTATGCGAGAAGTCATTAATGCAAATAAATTGCATTAATGACTTCTCGGAGCATCTTATGGAAAATACTATTAAAAAAATTCCTGTGACACTTTTGTCTGGCTTTTTAGGTTCAGGAAAAACAACCTTACTAAAGCAAATTCTTACAAATAAAAATAATTTAAAAGTTGCAGTAATTGTAAATGATATGGCTGAATCGAACATTGATGCCATGCTGATTCATACTGGTGAAACAAAATTGCTTAGAAAAGAAGAAACTTTAGTTGAAATGAGCAACGGTTGTATCTGCTGCACTTTGCGTGAAGACTTGCTTATTGAAATCATGAAACTGGCTAAAGAAGATAAATATGATCAAATTATTATTGAGTCTACTGGAATATCAGAACCTTTGCCTGTGGCAGAAACATTTACATTTAAAGATGAAAATGGAGTATCATTATCTGATTTTGCATATTTAGATGCCTGTATTACAGTTGTAGATGCAAAAAATTTTCTAGAAGAATATTGCCGCTCACAAAGCCTTTTTTCTAGACAATTAACTGAAGTTGAAGATGAAAGAAATATTTCAAATTTATTAGCAGATCAAGTAGAGTTTTCCAATATAATTTTAGTTAATAAGGTAGATTTGGTGTCTGATGATGAAGAAAAAGAACTGATCTCAATCTTAAAGCAAATGAATACTAAAGCAAAGTTATATTCTACAACTAATTGTGAAATATCATTAGATAAAATATTGCAAACAAATTTATTTAATATTTCTGAAGCAGAAGAAAATGAAAATTGGTTGTTAGAAGATAGAGGTAGCCATAATCCTGAAACTTTAGAATATGGAATTTCAAGTTTTGTTTATAAAAATGCTAAACCTTTTGCAAAAGAAAAATTTTGGCAATTTATTGAAAAAGAAACTGATTCAATTTTACGTTCAAAAGGATTTGTTTGGTTTAATGATACACATGAATCGATCCATTTTTGGTCTCAAGCTGGAGCTTCATGTTCTATTGAAGAATATCCTGCTGATGAGCTAGAAAGGTACCAAGAAATTGTATTTATAGGACAAAATTTAGATCATAAAGAAATGATACAAAAATTAGATGCTTGTATTGCGTTATAGTTGCTAACTATAATTCATTTGTAA of Pigmentibacter sp. JX0631 contains these proteins:
- a CDS encoding GTP-binding protein — encoded protein: MENTIKKIPVTLLSGFLGSGKTTLLKQILTNKNNLKVAVIVNDMAESNIDAMLIHTGETKLLRKEETLVEMSNGCICCTLREDLLIEIMKLAKEDKYDQIIIESTGISEPLPVAETFTFKDENGVSLSDFAYLDACITVVDAKNFLEEYCRSQSLFSRQLTEVEDERNISNLLADQVEFSNIILVNKVDLVSDDEEKELISILKQMNTKAKLYSTTNCEISLDKILQTNLFNISEAEENENWLLEDRGSHNPETLEYGISSFVYKNAKPFAKEKFWQFIEKETDSILRSKGFVWFNDTHESIHFWSQAGASCSIEEYPADELERYQEIVFIGQNLDHKEMIQKLDACIAL
- the ccoS gene encoding cbb3-type cytochrome oxidase assembly protein CcoS, which gives rise to MSVVIYLAIFMIFVGAFFLVIFLFAVKNGQFDDLESPAHKILLDDDIEEADKKQVIQKSDKKHE